One Bradyrhizobium zhanjiangense DNA segment encodes these proteins:
- the xylB gene encoding xylulokinase, with the protein MYLGIDLGTSAVKTVLVDGAQRVIASESRPLTTVSPQSGYYEQDPAQWIDATFATLDALKASHAGELSAVEGIGLSGQMHGATLLDASLRPLRPCILWNDGRSAAECLILEQRWPALRATSGNKAMPGFTAPKLLWIATHEPDIFAATKLVLLPKAYLRLVLSGEAIEDVSDASGSLWLDAARRDWSDAALAATGLSRDHMPRLVEGCAPATTLRAELARRWGMTRQPVIAGGAGDNPAGAVGIGAIGPGTAFISLGTSGALMAPTSRIAANPDRAVHTFCHAIPAMWIQAGAILSAASCLAWLARLFGVGEAELLAPLGARPQAPSPVSFLPYLAGERTPHDDPAVRGMLDGLSHGTDRGTIVQAVLEGVAFALADCRDALADAGIAIAEADVIGGGSRSPFWLSVLANVLNVPVHRFVGGETGAAFGAARLGRLAVTGEAIAAVCTRPERIETFEPDAELVDTYAGRLPAWRELYRPRH; encoded by the coding sequence ATGTATCTCGGCATCGATCTCGGCACCTCCGCAGTCAAGACCGTTCTCGTCGACGGTGCGCAGCGCGTGATTGCAAGCGAGAGCCGGCCGCTCACGACCGTCTCGCCGCAATCAGGCTATTACGAGCAGGATCCCGCGCAGTGGATCGATGCGACCTTCGCCACGCTGGATGCCCTGAAGGCATCGCATGCCGGCGAGCTGTCGGCGGTCGAAGGCATTGGACTATCCGGCCAGATGCACGGTGCCACGCTGCTCGATGCGAGCTTAAGGCCCTTGCGGCCCTGCATCCTCTGGAACGACGGGCGCTCGGCCGCCGAATGCCTTATCCTGGAGCAGCGCTGGCCCGCCTTGCGCGCGACGTCGGGCAACAAAGCGATGCCGGGATTCACCGCGCCGAAGCTGCTCTGGATCGCAACCCACGAGCCTGACATCTTTGCGGCGACCAAGCTCGTTCTGCTTCCAAAGGCCTATTTGCGCCTGGTGCTGAGCGGCGAGGCCATCGAGGATGTCTCCGATGCATCGGGATCGCTGTGGCTCGACGCCGCGCGTCGGGACTGGTCGGATGCAGCATTGGCAGCGACCGGCCTGTCGCGCGATCACATGCCGCGTCTGGTCGAGGGATGCGCGCCCGCAACGACCCTGCGTGCCGAGCTCGCGCGGCGCTGGGGTATGACCCGGCAGCCGGTGATCGCGGGCGGAGCCGGCGACAATCCGGCCGGCGCCGTCGGCATCGGCGCGATCGGGCCGGGAACCGCGTTCATATCGCTGGGAACCTCCGGTGCCCTCATGGCACCAACCAGCAGAATCGCCGCTAACCCCGACCGCGCGGTGCATACATTCTGCCATGCCATTCCCGCCATGTGGATTCAGGCCGGCGCGATCCTCTCGGCCGCCTCTTGCCTCGCTTGGCTCGCGCGCCTGTTCGGCGTCGGCGAGGCCGAGCTGCTGGCGCCGCTTGGAGCGCGTCCGCAGGCGCCGTCGCCTGTGAGCTTCCTGCCTTATCTCGCAGGCGAGCGGACGCCGCACGACGATCCCGCCGTGCGCGGCATGCTGGATGGTCTGAGCCATGGCACCGACCGCGGGACGATCGTGCAGGCGGTGCTCGAGGGCGTTGCCTTCGCGCTTGCCGATTGTCGCGACGCGCTCGCGGATGCCGGCATTGCGATTGCGGAAGCCGATGTCATTGGCGGTGGTTCGCGGTCCCCATTCTGGCTCTCGGTGCTGGCAAACGTGCTGAATGTTCCGGTCCATCGCTTCGTTGGAGGTGAGACCGGCGCCGCGTTCGGTGCGGCGAGATTGGGGCGGCTTGCTGTCACCGGTGAGGCAATCGCTGCCGTATGCACGCGGCCAGAGCGCATCGAGACGTTCGAGCCCGACGCTGAACTTGTCGATACCTATGCCGGGCGGCTTCCCGCGTGGCGCGAACTGTATCGGCCGCGCCACTAG
- a CDS encoding LysR family transcriptional regulator: protein MDRLAQLEVFSKTAELGSLSKAAEALRMSNAAASRHLSALEERLAVRLIERNTRRLWLTEAGQELLERSSRVLNELAEAEDIVSDRALSPQGTLRVTSSLSFAVIYLAPMLPAFRTRYPKLNMQITTANRYPDFIEAGIDVAIRTREQEPDSNIIVRRIGQMRRVLAAAPSYLASCGAPEQPADLARHNMLVYNLANDPYSLRLRKGHGAQTVRITPTLDSNDGQVIRGAALAGLGILIQPLYIVQSDIAAGRLVPVLMDWELPLLTMNIAYQNRAGLPAKIRVFSDFLVSHIREHSEPGIWIDTAK, encoded by the coding sequence ATGGATCGCCTGGCGCAATTGGAGGTGTTTTCCAAGACGGCCGAGCTCGGCAGCCTGTCCAAGGCCGCCGAAGCGCTGCGCATGTCGAACGCGGCCGCGAGCCGCCATCTCAGCGCGCTCGAGGAGCGGCTCGCCGTCCGGCTGATCGAGCGCAACACCCGCCGCCTGTGGCTGACGGAGGCGGGGCAGGAGCTGCTGGAGCGTTCCAGCCGGGTCTTGAACGAACTGGCTGAGGCCGAGGACATCGTCAGCGATCGCGCGCTGTCGCCGCAGGGCACGCTGCGTGTCACGAGCTCGCTATCCTTTGCGGTGATCTATCTGGCGCCGATGCTGCCGGCCTTCCGCACGCGCTATCCGAAGCTCAACATGCAGATCACCACCGCCAACCGCTACCCGGATTTCATCGAGGCCGGCATCGACGTGGCGATCCGGACGCGCGAGCAGGAGCCGGATTCGAACATCATCGTCCGCCGCATCGGCCAGATGCGTCGCGTGCTCGCGGCCGCACCCTCCTATCTCGCAAGCTGCGGCGCGCCGGAACAGCCCGCCGATCTCGCGCGTCACAACATGCTGGTCTACAATCTCGCCAACGATCCCTATTCGCTGCGCCTGCGCAAGGGCCATGGCGCGCAGACGGTGCGCATCACGCCGACGCTCGACAGCAATGACGGCCAGGTCATCCGCGGCGCGGCATTGGCAGGTCTCGGTATCCTCATCCAGCCGCTCTACATCGTCCAAAGCGATATCGCAGCGGGCCGGCTCGTTCCGGTGCTGATGGACTGGGAGCTGCCACTGCTCACCATGAACATCGCCTATCAGAACCGCGCCGGGCTGCCGGCCAAGATCCGGGTGTTCTCGGACTTCCTGGTCAGCCACATCCGCGAGCATTCGGAGCCGGGGATCTGGATCGACACGGCGAAGTGA
- a CDS encoding Dabb family protein — protein sequence MSGPIRHIVMWRLRGETPAERSAARIKVKTLFEGLRGRIDGLTHIEVGMDVSAVDYACDVVLFSEFTNEAALSAYANHPEHLRVREALGDLRIGRFQVDYPIKETGA from the coding sequence ATGTCGGGCCCGATCAGGCACATCGTGATGTGGCGGCTGCGCGGGGAGACCCCGGCGGAGCGCTCCGCCGCCCGGATCAAGGTCAAGACCCTGTTCGAAGGCCTGCGCGGCCGGATCGACGGCCTCACCCATATCGAGGTCGGCATGGATGTCAGCGCGGTCGATTACGCCTGCGACGTCGTCCTGTTCTCCGAGTTCACCAACGAGGCCGCGCTCAGCGCCTACGCCAATCACCCCGAACATTTGCGCGTTCGCGAGGCGCTGGGCGACTTGCGGATCGGACGCTTCCAGGTCGATTATCCCATCAAAGAGACCGGCGCATGA
- a CDS encoding maleylacetate reductase, with protein sequence MIGSFTFENLPCRVVFGSGTLASAKAEVERLGGKRALVLTTPQQETQGKSLGASLGGLYAGLFSGATMHTPVEVTERALAAMKACEADCVVSLGGGSTTGLGKALALRTGVNQLCIPTTYAGSEMTPIVGQTENGLKTTVRDAAVLPETVIYDVDLTLTLPASLAATSGINAIAHAVEALYARDTNPVTSLMAEEGIRALARALPAIAARSDDREARTEALYGAWLCGVCLGTVGMALHHKLCHTLGGTFDLPHAETHTIVLPHALAYNAPAVPDAMARVSRAIGAADASQGLYDLAKRLDAKLALRDVGMPESGIDKAADLAVTNAYWNPRPLERSAIRDLIARAWAGEPPGAIKPAA encoded by the coding sequence ATGATCGGTTCGTTCACCTTTGAAAACCTACCCTGCCGTGTTGTGTTCGGCAGCGGAACGCTTGCCTCCGCCAAGGCTGAAGTCGAGCGGCTCGGCGGCAAGCGCGCGCTGGTGCTGACGACGCCGCAGCAGGAAACGCAGGGCAAGAGTCTCGGTGCGTCGCTCGGGGGGCTCTATGCGGGCCTGTTTTCCGGCGCCACCATGCATACCCCGGTCGAGGTCACGGAGCGCGCGCTCGCCGCCATGAAGGCATGCGAGGCCGACTGCGTCGTCTCGCTCGGCGGTGGATCGACCACGGGCCTTGGCAAGGCGCTCGCCTTGCGCACCGGCGTCAACCAGCTCTGCATCCCCACCACCTATGCCGGCTCCGAGATGACGCCGATCGTCGGCCAGACCGAGAACGGCCTGAAGACCACGGTGCGCGATGCCGCCGTGCTGCCGGAGACCGTGATCTACGATGTCGACCTGACCCTGACGCTGCCGGCGAGCTTAGCTGCGACTTCAGGCATCAATGCGATCGCACATGCGGTGGAAGCGCTCTACGCGCGCGATACCAATCCCGTGACATCGCTGATGGCGGAAGAAGGCATCCGCGCGCTGGCCCGTGCCCTGCCCGCCATTGCTGCGAGGAGCGACGACCGCGAGGCCCGCACCGAGGCGCTCTACGGCGCCTGGCTGTGCGGCGTCTGCCTCGGCACCGTCGGCATGGCACTGCATCACAAGCTCTGCCACACGCTCGGCGGCACCTTCGATCTGCCGCACGCTGAGACGCACACGATCGTGCTGCCGCATGCGCTCGCCTACAATGCACCGGCGGTGCCGGATGCGATGGCGCGCGTCTCGCGCGCGATTGGCGCGGCCGATGCCTCCCAAGGACTGTACGACCTTGCGAAGCGGCTGGATGCAAAGCTTGCGCTGCGCGACGTCGGCATGCCCGAGAGCGGCATCGACAAGGCGGCCGATCTCGCCGTCACCAACGCCTATTGGAATCCGCGTCCGCTCGAGCGGAGCGCCATCCGCGACCTGATCGCGCGCGCCTGGGCCGGCGAGCCGCCGGGCGCTATCAAACCGGCGGCGTGA
- a CDS encoding amidohydrolase family protein, translating to MRRTLIKSATVISMDDAIGDLSTGDVLVEGSRIADVRPSIDVGSGEAEIIDGTGRIVIPGLINAHMHTWQTGLRGYAANWTLLEYFRRMHAGLATVFRSDDIHIATLVGALNQINCGTTTLVDWCHNNPTPDHTDAAVRGLIESGIRAAFFHGSPKPEPKPGEPHFSEIPHPRREVERLLAGPLADRDGLVTLGLAILGPHYSMLDVAMHDFRLARELKLIASMHQGGGPAKTPGGWEKLIEAGLVGAGINIVHGNDLPDELLDRMVDLGVSFSVTPENEMTQGHGFPITGRLLKRGVRPTIGIDLESVLAGDLFSAARVALSMQRALDNAETRKASGMIPATTTIPVREALRWITTEGARMLGRENQIGSLTPGKLADLVIINASDLNLFPVHDPVATVVMQTSLANIEAVMIGGAWKKRNGRLLVEALESKKELLAQSGRRLVQDIERQGRAA from the coding sequence ATGCGGCGCACGCTGATCAAGTCGGCCACTGTCATCAGCATGGATGACGCGATCGGCGACCTCTCGACCGGCGACGTGCTGGTCGAGGGCAGCCGAATCGCCGATGTGCGGCCATCGATCGACGTCGGCAGCGGCGAGGCAGAGATCATTGACGGCACGGGACGCATCGTCATCCCCGGCCTGATCAACGCGCATATGCATACCTGGCAGACGGGCTTACGCGGCTATGCCGCGAACTGGACGCTGCTGGAATATTTCCGCCGCATGCATGCGGGCCTCGCGACTGTGTTCAGGTCCGACGACATCCACATCGCGACGCTGGTCGGCGCGCTGAACCAGATCAACTGCGGCACGACGACACTCGTCGACTGGTGCCACAACAATCCGACGCCAGATCACACCGACGCTGCGGTTCGCGGCCTGATCGAGAGCGGCATCCGCGCCGCCTTCTTTCATGGCTCGCCGAAACCGGAGCCGAAGCCCGGCGAGCCGCATTTCTCGGAGATCCCGCATCCGCGCCGCGAGGTGGAGCGGCTGCTGGCGGGCCCTCTCGCCGACCGCGACGGGCTCGTCACGCTCGGGCTCGCCATTCTCGGCCCGCATTACTCGATGCTCGACGTCGCCATGCATGATTTCCGCCTGGCACGGGAGCTCAAATTGATCGCCTCCATGCATCAGGGCGGCGGTCCCGCCAAGACGCCTGGTGGGTGGGAGAAGCTGATTGAGGCTGGCCTCGTCGGCGCCGGCATCAACATCGTCCATGGCAACGATCTGCCCGACGAGCTGCTGGACCGGATGGTCGATCTCGGCGTGTCCTTCTCGGTGACGCCGGAGAACGAGATGACCCAGGGCCATGGCTTTCCGATCACCGGACGGTTGCTGAAGCGCGGCGTGCGGCCGACGATCGGCATTGATCTCGAATCCGTGCTGGCCGGCGACCTCTTCTCCGCCGCCCGCGTCGCACTGTCGATGCAGCGGGCGCTCGACAATGCGGAAACGCGCAAGGCCAGCGGCATGATCCCGGCAACGACTACGATTCCGGTGCGCGAGGCGCTGCGCTGGATCACGACCGAAGGCGCCCGCATGCTCGGCCGCGAGAACCAGATCGGTTCGTTGACGCCGGGCAAGCTCGCCGACCTCGTCATCATCAACGCCTCCGATCTCAACCTCTTCCCGGTGCACGATCCCGTCGCGACAGTGGTGATGCAGACTAGCCTCGCCAATATCGAAGCTGTCATGATCGGCGGCGCCTGGAAGAAGCGAAACGGCCGGCTGCTGGTCGAAGCGCTCGAGAGCAAGAAAGAGCTGCTGGCGCAATCCGGCCGGCGGCTGGTGCAGGACATCGAACGACAGGGACGCGCCGCCTGA